The genomic stretch CTCTACGCGGTGCTCGGCCTGACCGCCGCCCCCGCCAGCCCCCAGGCGATGATCCGGCGCCTGGCCTACGACCTGGACGAGCCCGCCTCGATCGCCTCCTCGGTCAGCTCCGCCAGGGACAGTGCGAGAGGCGTGCGCGAGGTGCTGTCCAGCGAGGTCTGGGAGTGCCTCAACGTCACCTGGCACCACCTGTCCAAGCTGGAGACGCTGCCCCCGCACGCGTACCTGGCCTTCGTCCGCGAGCGGGCCGCCCTGTTCTTCGGCCTCGCCGACGCCACCATGAGCAGGGACGACTGCTGGCGCTTCATCGTGCTCGGCCGCAGCCTCGAACGCGTCGACATGACCACCAGGCTCCTGGCCGTGCACCTGGCCAGCGACTGGCGGCTGCTGCTGCAGGCCAGCGGCGCCGACGAGTCGTTCACCAGGACGCACGGCGCCAGGGACGGCGCGGTGCTGGAGTTCCTGCTGCTCGACCGGCTCTTCCCGCGTTCGGTCGTCTACTCGCTGCTGACCGCGGAGAAGTGCCTGCGGGCGCTCGCCCCCGAAACGGCCAGGGCCGGGGTGGCCGACTCCGCGCAGGCCGCCATCGGGCGGGTGCGCGCCGGGCTCGAGTACAGCGACCTGGACGAGCTCAGCGACCGGCTGCCCGAGCTGCTCGGCACCCTCCAGGAGGCGTGCGCGGCCGCGGGCGAGGCGATCACGAAGAGGTTCTTCCAGCGCAGGGAGGCGATGGCATGGGTTGGCGCGTGAAGGTCTCCCACGTGACGCACGTGGAGTACGACGGTGAGGCGCACTCCTCCTACAACGAGCTCCGGATGACGCCCGCGCACGGCGTGTTGTCCAGCCGCGTCAAAGTGACGCCGGCCGTGCCGACCTACACGTACGAGGACTACTGGGGCACCACGGTGACGGCGTTCGACGTGCCCGAGCCGCACCGGTCGCTGACCATAGAGGCCGTCAGCAGGGTGGAGACCAGCGGGCCGCGCCGCCCCCAGGGTTCCGCCACGGCGCCCGAGCCGTCGATGGAGGAGCTGCTGCGGCGTACCCCGATGACCGCCGTGAACGCCGAGCTGGACGAGCTGGCCAAGACGCAGGCGCTGGGCCGCGACCCGCACGAGACGGCCGAGGCGATCTGCGAGCTGGTCGCGGCCCGAGTGGAGTACATGCCCGGCTCGACCGGCGTCCAGACCTCCGCACAGGAAGCATGGGACCTGGGCAAGGGCGTCTGCCAGGACATGGCGCACCTCACCGCGGGGCTGCTGCGGGCCGTCGGGCTGCCGGCCCGGTACGT from Nonomuraea polychroma encodes the following:
- a CDS encoding alpha-E domain-containing protein, giving the protein MTRPLLSRIAETLYWIGRYVERADDTARLLDVSVHRMLDEPETSSSLYAVLGLTAAPASPQAMIRRLAYDLDEPASIASSVSSARDSARGVREVLSSEVWECLNVTWHHLSKLETLPPHAYLAFVRERAALFFGLADATMSRDDCWRFIVLGRSLERVDMTTRLLAVHLASDWRLLLQASGADESFTRTHGARDGAVLEFLLLDRLFPRSVVYSLLTAEKCLRALAPETARAGVADSAQAAIGRVRAGLEYSDLDELSDRLPELLGTLQEACAAAGEAITKRFFQRREAMAWVGA
- a CDS encoding transglutaminase family protein — translated: MGWRVKVSHVTHVEYDGEAHSSYNELRMTPAHGVLSSRVKVTPAVPTYTYEDYWGTTVTAFDVPEPHRSLTIEAVSRVETSGPRRPQGSATAPEPSMEELLRRTPMTAVNAELDELAKTQALGRDPHETAEAICELVAARVEYMPGSTGVQTSAQEAWDLGKGVCQDMAHLTAGLLRAVGLPARYVSGYLHPRPTAGIGEPVDGQSHAWVEYWAGEWLPLDPTNRTYVGEAHVVVARGRDYSDVPPLKGIYQGPPGSRQEITVTVTRLGPA